In one Zalophus californianus isolate mZalCal1 chromosome 10, mZalCal1.pri.v2, whole genome shotgun sequence genomic region, the following are encoded:
- the GNG13 gene encoding guanine nucleotide-binding protein G(I)/G(S)/G(O) subunit gamma-13 isoform X1, with amino-acid sequence MGSGPRSWRVGFWEPICAVCLILLWLKHCPFSLQETRPCPRLATSEAPDAMEEWDVPQMKKEVESLKYQLAFKREMSSKTIPELLKWIEDGIPKDPFLNPDLMKNNPWVEKGKCAIL; translated from the exons ATGGGAAGTGGGCCTCGCAGTTGGAGGGTGGGCTTCTGGGAACCCATCTGTGCTGTGTGCCTGATCCTGCTATGGCTGAAAcactgccccttctctctccaaGAGACCAGGCCGTG ccccaggctggcCACTTCCGAAGCTCCCGACGCCATGGAGGAGTGGGATGTGCCCCAGATGAAAAAAGAGGTGGAGAGCCTCAAGTACCAGCTGGCCTTCAAGAGGGAGATGTCGTCCAAGACCATCCCTGA GCTCCTCAAGTGGATCGAGGATGGGATCCCCAAGGACCCGTTCCTGAACCCCGACCTAATGAAGAACAACCCATGGGTGGAGAAGGGCAAGTGTGCCATCCTGTGA
- the RPUSD1 gene encoding RNA pseudouridylate synthase domain-containing protein 1 isoform X1, translating into MEPDRIENLSVVYQSQDFLVVNKHWDLRIDSRMWRETPTLQKQLRHHFPELADPDTYYGFRFCHQLDFSTSGALCVALNKAAAGSAYKCFKERRVTKAYLALQVRGHVQESRMTINYAIGRNSTEGRAHTMCIEGTQGCENPKPSLTELVVLEYGLYAGDPVSKVLLQPLTGRTHQLRVHCSALSHPVVGDLTYGQALDQEDQPFRMMLHAFYLRIPTHTERVEACTPDPFVPALDACWSPHTLVQSLDQLVQVLRAAPDPDPTEGSPGPCSTSTLSNKPPETEAQRASCLQWLSEWTLEPDN; encoded by the exons ATGGAACCAGACCGAATAGAGAATCTGTCCGTGGTGTACCAGAGCCAGGACTTCCTGGTGGTGAACAAGCACTGGGACCTGCGGATCGACAGCAGGATGTGGCGCGAGACTCCGACCCTCCAGAAGCAGCTGCGTCACCACTTCCCGGAGTTAGCGGATCCTGATACCTACTATGGGTTCAG GTTCTGCCACCAGTTGGACTTCTCCACCAGCGGGGCGCTCTGTGTGGCCTTGAACAAGGCGGCAGCGGGCAGCGCTTACAAGTGCTTCAAGGAGCGGCGTGTAACCAAGGCCTATCTGGCTCTG CAGGTGCGGGGACACGTGCAGGAGAGCCGGATGACCATCAACTACGCCATCGGCAGGAACAGCACTGAGGGTCGGGCTCACACCATGTGCATCGAGGGCACTCAGG GCTGTGAGAACCCCAAACCAAGCCTTACAGAGCTGGTGGTCCTGGAGTACGGGCTGTATGCCGGTGATCCTGTCTCCAAAGTGCTGCTGCAGCCCCTCACAG gccgGACGCACCAGCTGCGTGTGCATTGCAGTGCCCTCAGCCATCCTGTCGTGGGGGACCTGACCTACGGGCAGGCATTGGACCAAGAAGACCAGCCCTTCCGCATGATGTTGCACGCTTTCTATCTGCGTATCCCCACTCATACTGAACGTGTGGAGGCCTGCACACCAGATCCCTTTGTGCCGGCGCTCGATGCCTGCTGGAGCCCCCACACTCTGGTGCAGTCACTGGACCAGCTTGTCCAGGTCCTGAGGGCTGCTCCCGACCCTGATCCCACAGAAGGAAGCCCTGGGCCTTGCAGCACTTCCACTCTCTCCAACAAGCCCCCCGAGACAGAGGCACAGCGGGCCTCATGCCTGCAGTGGCTGTCAGAATGGACCCTAGAGCCTGACAACTGA
- the CHTF18 gene encoding chromosome transmission fidelity protein 18 homolog isoform X2: MGDLELELGGAQDDFHSQFADELEVLAELEGTAALSPSRDPWPTVGRSRLTSEETVAGGDAATHCSPCGRPGNHKGSARKRQLADHVSRDTALPPTPRVKRLRLEVVKKLNFRPEEMEEPPLPDSPARGITPPLSPEVPTELWGKGPLDAGADVGLLQASPAARNPVLRRPPVLEDYVSVTSTGGCRAFLVLRADPVGTGVQTHFIDTWRRGRGQLDLLGVSFASLKEQVDSERRQQLLEEAHRLSDTLRSLRSEEVQALAAPEEEMVSNQDDCQHCLWVDEFAPRSYTELLSDDFTNRCLLKWLKLWDLVVFGRERPARKPRPSVELARGGKEAPSSSKWKSHEQVLEDMLEAELDPSRRPRQKVALLCGPPGLGKTTLAHVIARHAGYCVVEMNASDDRSPEAFRTCIEAATQMESVLGAGGKPNCLVIDEIDGAPVAAINVLLNILDRKGPQDAESGGQVPTSGGRRRRAEGGLLMRPIICICNDQFVPSLRQLRQQAFLLYFPPILSSRLTQRLQEISLRQGMQADPGALAALCEKTDNDIRACINTLQFLHGRGRRELSVQAVQATRVGLKDQRKGLFSVWQEVFQLPRAQRQRWGQDPALPPHMLLLHDGHLGLGPRAAEAPWNMASQRFYHILHVASSAGEHEKVIQGLFDNFLRLRLRDSSLGTVCVALDWLAFDDLLSRAAHHGQTFQLLRYLPFLPAAFHLLFASSHVPRIAFPSSQQEAQNRTSRTQNLIQTLVAGIAPATRSRAAPQALVLDALCLILDILAPKLRPVSTQLYSTREKQQLASLVGTMLAYSLTYRQERMPDGQYVYRLEPNVEEVCRFPELPARKPLTYQAKQLIAREIEMEKMRRAEALARVGDSPQVDGVPPGAKAPLGGAGEKGARPPTSHSHEGQQLEQRLERILKRTALEEKPERDFFGRVVLKRAAALSAGDVAPETDAAEWHIGTAVGRSDVWFRFKEGVSNAVRRSVYIRDLL, from the exons ATGGGAGACCTCGAGCTCGAGCTGGGCGGTGCCCAGGACGACTTCCACAGCCAGTTCGCGGACGAGCTGGAGGTGCTGGCGGAGCTGGAAG GGACGGCGGCCCTGTCACCCTCCAGGGACCCCTGGCCCACGGTGGGCCGGTCCCGGCTGACGTCCGAGGAGACCGTTGCTGGAGGTGACGCTGCCACTCATTGCTCTCCATGTGGACGTCCAGGGAACCACAAAGGCAGTGCGAGGAAGAGGCAGCTGGCCGACCACGTCTCGAGGGACACGGCCTTGCCCCCCA cccccagggtcAAACGGCTTAGGCTGGAAGTCGTCAAGAAGCTGAACTTCAGGCCCGAGGAGATGGAAGAGCCGCCCCTTCCTGACTCCCCTGCCCGGGGCATCACCCCCCCACTGAGTCCCGAGGTCCCCACTGAGCTGTGGGGCAAGGG GCCCTTGGATGCTGGTGCCGATGTGGGTCTCCTGCAGGCCTCGCCGGCAGCCCGAAATCCTGTCCTGAGGCGGCCCCCTGTCCTGGAGGACTATGTCAGTGTGACCTCCACGGGTGGCTGCCGGGCTTTTCTGGTCCTGCGGGCTGACCCAGTGGGCACAGGGGTGCAG ACCCATTTCATTGATACCTGGCGGCGAGGCCGCGGCCAGCTGGATCTTTTGGGTGTGTCCTTCGCGTCCCTGAAGGAGCAGGTCGACAGTGAG CGGAGGCAGCAGCTGCTCGAGGAGGCCCATCGGCTCTCAGACACACTTCGCAG CCTCAGGTCGGAGGAGGTCCAGGCTTTGGCAGCTCCTGAGGAAGAGATGGTCAGCAACCAAGATGACTGCCAGCACTGTCTCTGGGTGGACGAGTTCGCCCCTCGGTCCTACACGGAGCTGCTCAGTGATGAC TTCACTAACCGCTGCCTTCTCAAGTGGCTAAAGCTGTGGGACCTGGTGGTGTTTGGCCGAGAGAGGCCTGCTAGGAAGCCAAGACCCAGTGTGGAACTGGCCCGGGGTGGCAAGGAGGCCCCAAGCTCCAGCAAATGGAAAAGCCATGAGCAGGTGCTGGAGGACATGCTAGAGGCTGAGCTGGACCCGAGCCGGCGTCCCCGGCAGAAG GTGGCGCTGCTGTGTGGGCCCCCGGGGCTTGGCAAGACCACCCTGGCTCATGTGATTGCGCGGCATGCTGGGTACTGCGTGGTGGAGATGAATGCAAG TGATGACCGCAGCCCTGAGGCCTTCCGCACGTGCATCGAGGCGGCCACGCAGATGGAGTCGGTGCTGGGTGCTGGCGGGAAGCCCAACTGTCTGGTCATCGATGAGATCGATGGGGCCCCCGTG GCTGCCATCAATGTTCTTCTGAACATCCTGGACCGCAAGGGCCCACAGGACGCAGAGTCAGGGGGTCAGGTTCCCACAAGTGGGGGACGGCGGCGCCGGGCCGAGGGGGGGCTCCTGATGAGGCCCATTATCTGCATCTGCAATGACCA GTTTGTACCCTCTCTGAGGCAGTTGAGACAGCAGGCCTTCCTGCTCTACTTCCCACCCATACTGTCCTCGAGGCTTACGCAGCGGCTGCAGGAG ATCTCCTTGCGGCAGGGCATGCAGGCCGACCCGGGCGCGCTGGCAGCTCTGTGTGAGAAGACAGACAATGACATCCGTGCCTGCATCAACACCCTACAG TTCCTTCACGGGCGGGGCCGGCGGGAGCTGAGTGTGCAGGCTGTGCAGGCCACACGAGTCGGCCTCAAGGATCAGCGCAAGGGGCTCTTCTCTGTGTGGCAGGAGGTGTTCCAGCTTCCCCGGGCCCAGAG GCAACGCTGGGGCCaggacccagccctgcccccacacatgctcCTGCTCCATGATGGGCACCTGGGTCTGGGGCCCCGTGCTGCCGAGGCGCCTTGGAACATGGCTTCCCAGCGGTTCTACCACATCCTGCACGTGGCTTCTTCCGCAGGGGAGCATGAGAAAGTGATCCAG ggCCTGTTTGACAACTTCCTGCGCTTGCGGCTACGGGATTCCAGCCTGGGGACTGTGTGTGTGGCCCTCGACTGGCTGGCCTTCGATGACCTGCTGAGCCGCGCTGCCCACCACGGCCAGACTTTCCAGTTGCTGCGCTACCTGCCCTTCTTGCCGGCAGCCTTCCACCTGCTCTTTGCGTCCAGCCACGTGCCGAGGATTGCTTTCCCCAGCAGCCAGCAGGAG GCCCAGAACCGGACCAGCCGGACACAGAACCTCATCCAGACACTGGTGGCGGGCATTGCACCTGCTACCCGCAGCCGAGCTGCACCTCAGGCTCTCGTCCTGGACGCCCTCTGCCTGATTCTGGACATCCTTGCGCCCAAGCTGCGCCCT GTGAGCACGCAGCTGTACAGTACTCGTGAGAAGCAGCAGCTGGCCAGCCTCGTGGGCACCATGCTTGCCTACAGCCTCACCTACCGCCAAGAGCGCATGCCTGACGGGCAGTACGTCTACAGGCTAGAGCC GAATGTGGAGGAGGTCTGCCGCTTTCCTGAGCTGCCCGCCCGCAAACCCCTCACCTACCAGGCCAAGCAGCTCATTGCCCGCGAGATCGAAATGGAGAAGATGCGGCGGGCGGAGGCCTTGGCCCGGGTTGGGGACAGCCCCCAG GTGGACGGGGTTCCCCCAGGGGCCAAGGCTCCGCTGGGGGGTGCTGGGGAGAAAGGGGCACGGCCACCCACCTCACACAGCCATGAGGGGCAGCAGCTAGAGCAGCGGCTGGAGCGCATCCTGAAGAGAACGGCCCTGGAGGAAAAG CCTGAGAGGGACTTTTTTGGTCGTGTGGTCCTCAAGAGAGCGGCAGCCCTGAGTGCAG GAGATGTGGCCCCGGAGACCGATGCAGCTGAGTGGCACATAGGCACGGCGGTGGGCAGGAGTGACGTCTGGTTTCGCTTCAAGGAGGGCGTCTCCAATGCTGTGCGGCGCAGCGTCTACATCAGGGACCTGCTGTAG
- the GNG13 gene encoding guanine nucleotide-binding protein G(I)/G(S)/G(O) subunit gamma-13 isoform X2, whose protein sequence is MEEWDVPQMKKEVESLKYQLAFKREMSSKTIPELLKWIEDGIPKDPFLNPDLMKNNPWVEKGKCAIL, encoded by the exons ATGGAGGAGTGGGATGTGCCCCAGATGAAAAAAGAGGTGGAGAGCCTCAAGTACCAGCTGGCCTTCAAGAGGGAGATGTCGTCCAAGACCATCCCTGA GCTCCTCAAGTGGATCGAGGATGGGATCCCCAAGGACCCGTTCCTGAACCCCGACCTAATGAAGAACAACCCATGGGTGGAGAAGGGCAAGTGTGCCATCCTGTGA
- the CHTF18 gene encoding chromosome transmission fidelity protein 18 homolog isoform X1, producing MGDLELELGGAQDDFHSQFADELEVLAELEGTAALSPSRDPWPTVGRSRLTSEETVAGGDAATHCSPCGRPGNHKGSARKRQLADHVSRDTALPPSMSAGAHGPGLGCEAGEEPLFLPSPSPAPRVKRLRLEVVKKLNFRPEEMEEPPLPDSPARGITPPLSPEVPTELWGKGPLDAGADVGLLQASPAARNPVLRRPPVLEDYVSVTSTGGCRAFLVLRADPVGTGVQTHFIDTWRRGRGQLDLLGVSFASLKEQVDSERRQQLLEEAHRLSDTLRSLRSEEVQALAAPEEEMVSNQDDCQHCLWVDEFAPRSYTELLSDDFTNRCLLKWLKLWDLVVFGRERPARKPRPSVELARGGKEAPSSSKWKSHEQVLEDMLEAELDPSRRPRQKVALLCGPPGLGKTTLAHVIARHAGYCVVEMNASDDRSPEAFRTCIEAATQMESVLGAGGKPNCLVIDEIDGAPVAAINVLLNILDRKGPQDAESGGQVPTSGGRRRRAEGGLLMRPIICICNDQFVPSLRQLRQQAFLLYFPPILSSRLTQRLQEISLRQGMQADPGALAALCEKTDNDIRACINTLQFLHGRGRRELSVQAVQATRVGLKDQRKGLFSVWQEVFQLPRAQRQRWGQDPALPPHMLLLHDGHLGLGPRAAEAPWNMASQRFYHILHVASSAGEHEKVIQGLFDNFLRLRLRDSSLGTVCVALDWLAFDDLLSRAAHHGQTFQLLRYLPFLPAAFHLLFASSHVPRIAFPSSQQEAQNRTSRTQNLIQTLVAGIAPATRSRAAPQALVLDALCLILDILAPKLRPVSTQLYSTREKQQLASLVGTMLAYSLTYRQERMPDGQYVYRLEPNVEEVCRFPELPARKPLTYQAKQLIAREIEMEKMRRAEALARVGDSPQVDGVPPGAKAPLGGAGEKGARPPTSHSHEGQQLEQRLERILKRTALEEKPERDFFGRVVLKRAAALSAGDVAPETDAAEWHIGTAVGRSDVWFRFKEGVSNAVRRSVYIRDLL from the exons ATGGGAGACCTCGAGCTCGAGCTGGGCGGTGCCCAGGACGACTTCCACAGCCAGTTCGCGGACGAGCTGGAGGTGCTGGCGGAGCTGGAAG GGACGGCGGCCCTGTCACCCTCCAGGGACCCCTGGCCCACGGTGGGCCGGTCCCGGCTGACGTCCGAGGAGACCGTTGCTGGAGGTGACGCTGCCACTCATTGCTCTCCATGTGGACGTCCAGGGAACCACAAAGGCAGTGCGAGGAAGAGGCAGCTGGCCGACCACGTCTCGAGGGACACGGCCTTGCCCCCCAGTATGTCCGCAGGGGCCCACggcccagggctggggtgtgAGGCTGGGGAAGAGCCTCTGTTCCTTCcgtctccctccccagcccccagggtcAAACGGCTTAGGCTGGAAGTCGTCAAGAAGCTGAACTTCAGGCCCGAGGAGATGGAAGAGCCGCCCCTTCCTGACTCCCCTGCCCGGGGCATCACCCCCCCACTGAGTCCCGAGGTCCCCACTGAGCTGTGGGGCAAGGG GCCCTTGGATGCTGGTGCCGATGTGGGTCTCCTGCAGGCCTCGCCGGCAGCCCGAAATCCTGTCCTGAGGCGGCCCCCTGTCCTGGAGGACTATGTCAGTGTGACCTCCACGGGTGGCTGCCGGGCTTTTCTGGTCCTGCGGGCTGACCCAGTGGGCACAGGGGTGCAG ACCCATTTCATTGATACCTGGCGGCGAGGCCGCGGCCAGCTGGATCTTTTGGGTGTGTCCTTCGCGTCCCTGAAGGAGCAGGTCGACAGTGAG CGGAGGCAGCAGCTGCTCGAGGAGGCCCATCGGCTCTCAGACACACTTCGCAG CCTCAGGTCGGAGGAGGTCCAGGCTTTGGCAGCTCCTGAGGAAGAGATGGTCAGCAACCAAGATGACTGCCAGCACTGTCTCTGGGTGGACGAGTTCGCCCCTCGGTCCTACACGGAGCTGCTCAGTGATGAC TTCACTAACCGCTGCCTTCTCAAGTGGCTAAAGCTGTGGGACCTGGTGGTGTTTGGCCGAGAGAGGCCTGCTAGGAAGCCAAGACCCAGTGTGGAACTGGCCCGGGGTGGCAAGGAGGCCCCAAGCTCCAGCAAATGGAAAAGCCATGAGCAGGTGCTGGAGGACATGCTAGAGGCTGAGCTGGACCCGAGCCGGCGTCCCCGGCAGAAG GTGGCGCTGCTGTGTGGGCCCCCGGGGCTTGGCAAGACCACCCTGGCTCATGTGATTGCGCGGCATGCTGGGTACTGCGTGGTGGAGATGAATGCAAG TGATGACCGCAGCCCTGAGGCCTTCCGCACGTGCATCGAGGCGGCCACGCAGATGGAGTCGGTGCTGGGTGCTGGCGGGAAGCCCAACTGTCTGGTCATCGATGAGATCGATGGGGCCCCCGTG GCTGCCATCAATGTTCTTCTGAACATCCTGGACCGCAAGGGCCCACAGGACGCAGAGTCAGGGGGTCAGGTTCCCACAAGTGGGGGACGGCGGCGCCGGGCCGAGGGGGGGCTCCTGATGAGGCCCATTATCTGCATCTGCAATGACCA GTTTGTACCCTCTCTGAGGCAGTTGAGACAGCAGGCCTTCCTGCTCTACTTCCCACCCATACTGTCCTCGAGGCTTACGCAGCGGCTGCAGGAG ATCTCCTTGCGGCAGGGCATGCAGGCCGACCCGGGCGCGCTGGCAGCTCTGTGTGAGAAGACAGACAATGACATCCGTGCCTGCATCAACACCCTACAG TTCCTTCACGGGCGGGGCCGGCGGGAGCTGAGTGTGCAGGCTGTGCAGGCCACACGAGTCGGCCTCAAGGATCAGCGCAAGGGGCTCTTCTCTGTGTGGCAGGAGGTGTTCCAGCTTCCCCGGGCCCAGAG GCAACGCTGGGGCCaggacccagccctgcccccacacatgctcCTGCTCCATGATGGGCACCTGGGTCTGGGGCCCCGTGCTGCCGAGGCGCCTTGGAACATGGCTTCCCAGCGGTTCTACCACATCCTGCACGTGGCTTCTTCCGCAGGGGAGCATGAGAAAGTGATCCAG ggCCTGTTTGACAACTTCCTGCGCTTGCGGCTACGGGATTCCAGCCTGGGGACTGTGTGTGTGGCCCTCGACTGGCTGGCCTTCGATGACCTGCTGAGCCGCGCTGCCCACCACGGCCAGACTTTCCAGTTGCTGCGCTACCTGCCCTTCTTGCCGGCAGCCTTCCACCTGCTCTTTGCGTCCAGCCACGTGCCGAGGATTGCTTTCCCCAGCAGCCAGCAGGAG GCCCAGAACCGGACCAGCCGGACACAGAACCTCATCCAGACACTGGTGGCGGGCATTGCACCTGCTACCCGCAGCCGAGCTGCACCTCAGGCTCTCGTCCTGGACGCCCTCTGCCTGATTCTGGACATCCTTGCGCCCAAGCTGCGCCCT GTGAGCACGCAGCTGTACAGTACTCGTGAGAAGCAGCAGCTGGCCAGCCTCGTGGGCACCATGCTTGCCTACAGCCTCACCTACCGCCAAGAGCGCATGCCTGACGGGCAGTACGTCTACAGGCTAGAGCC GAATGTGGAGGAGGTCTGCCGCTTTCCTGAGCTGCCCGCCCGCAAACCCCTCACCTACCAGGCCAAGCAGCTCATTGCCCGCGAGATCGAAATGGAGAAGATGCGGCGGGCGGAGGCCTTGGCCCGGGTTGGGGACAGCCCCCAG GTGGACGGGGTTCCCCCAGGGGCCAAGGCTCCGCTGGGGGGTGCTGGGGAGAAAGGGGCACGGCCACCCACCTCACACAGCCATGAGGGGCAGCAGCTAGAGCAGCGGCTGGAGCGCATCCTGAAGAGAACGGCCCTGGAGGAAAAG CCTGAGAGGGACTTTTTTGGTCGTGTGGTCCTCAAGAGAGCGGCAGCCCTGAGTGCAG GAGATGTGGCCCCGGAGACCGATGCAGCTGAGTGGCACATAGGCACGGCGGTGGGCAGGAGTGACGTCTGGTTTCGCTTCAAGGAGGGCGTCTCCAATGCTGTGCGGCGCAGCGTCTACATCAGGGACCTGCTGTAG
- the RPUSD1 gene encoding RNA pseudouridylate synthase domain-containing protein 1 isoform X2 — MEPDRIENLSVVYQSQDFLVVNKHWDLRIDSRMWRETPTLQKQLRHHFPELADPDTYYGFRFCHQLDFSTSGALCVALNKAAAGSAYKCFKERRVTKAYLALVRGHVQESRMTINYAIGRNSTEGRAHTMCIEGTQGCENPKPSLTELVVLEYGLYAGDPVSKVLLQPLTGRTHQLRVHCSALSHPVVGDLTYGQALDQEDQPFRMMLHAFYLRIPTHTERVEACTPDPFVPALDACWSPHTLVQSLDQLVQVLRAAPDPDPTEGSPGPCSTSTLSNKPPETEAQRASCLQWLSEWTLEPDN, encoded by the exons ATGGAACCAGACCGAATAGAGAATCTGTCCGTGGTGTACCAGAGCCAGGACTTCCTGGTGGTGAACAAGCACTGGGACCTGCGGATCGACAGCAGGATGTGGCGCGAGACTCCGACCCTCCAGAAGCAGCTGCGTCACCACTTCCCGGAGTTAGCGGATCCTGATACCTACTATGGGTTCAG GTTCTGCCACCAGTTGGACTTCTCCACCAGCGGGGCGCTCTGTGTGGCCTTGAACAAGGCGGCAGCGGGCAGCGCTTACAAGTGCTTCAAGGAGCGGCGTGTAACCAAGGCCTATCTGGCTCTG GTGCGGGGACACGTGCAGGAGAGCCGGATGACCATCAACTACGCCATCGGCAGGAACAGCACTGAGGGTCGGGCTCACACCATGTGCATCGAGGGCACTCAGG GCTGTGAGAACCCCAAACCAAGCCTTACAGAGCTGGTGGTCCTGGAGTACGGGCTGTATGCCGGTGATCCTGTCTCCAAAGTGCTGCTGCAGCCCCTCACAG gccgGACGCACCAGCTGCGTGTGCATTGCAGTGCCCTCAGCCATCCTGTCGTGGGGGACCTGACCTACGGGCAGGCATTGGACCAAGAAGACCAGCCCTTCCGCATGATGTTGCACGCTTTCTATCTGCGTATCCCCACTCATACTGAACGTGTGGAGGCCTGCACACCAGATCCCTTTGTGCCGGCGCTCGATGCCTGCTGGAGCCCCCACACTCTGGTGCAGTCACTGGACCAGCTTGTCCAGGTCCTGAGGGCTGCTCCCGACCCTGATCCCACAGAAGGAAGCCCTGGGCCTTGCAGCACTTCCACTCTCTCCAACAAGCCCCCCGAGACAGAGGCACAGCGGGCCTCATGCCTGCAGTGGCTGTCAGAATGGACCCTAGAGCCTGACAACTGA
- the RPUSD1 gene encoding RNA pseudouridylate synthase domain-containing protein 1 isoform X3, with product MTINYAIGRNSTEGRAHTMCIEGTQGCENPKPSLTELVVLEYGLYAGDPVSKVLLQPLTGRTHQLRVHCSALSHPVVGDLTYGQALDQEDQPFRMMLHAFYLRIPTHTERVEACTPDPFVPALDACWSPHTLVQSLDQLVQVLRAAPDPDPTEGSPGPCSTSTLSNKPPETEAQRASCLQWLSEWTLEPDN from the exons ATGACCATCAACTACGCCATCGGCAGGAACAGCACTGAGGGTCGGGCTCACACCATGTGCATCGAGGGCACTCAGG GCTGTGAGAACCCCAAACCAAGCCTTACAGAGCTGGTGGTCCTGGAGTACGGGCTGTATGCCGGTGATCCTGTCTCCAAAGTGCTGCTGCAGCCCCTCACAG gccgGACGCACCAGCTGCGTGTGCATTGCAGTGCCCTCAGCCATCCTGTCGTGGGGGACCTGACCTACGGGCAGGCATTGGACCAAGAAGACCAGCCCTTCCGCATGATGTTGCACGCTTTCTATCTGCGTATCCCCACTCATACTGAACGTGTGGAGGCCTGCACACCAGATCCCTTTGTGCCGGCGCTCGATGCCTGCTGGAGCCCCCACACTCTGGTGCAGTCACTGGACCAGCTTGTCCAGGTCCTGAGGGCTGCTCCCGACCCTGATCCCACAGAAGGAAGCCCTGGGCCTTGCAGCACTTCCACTCTCTCCAACAAGCCCCCCGAGACAGAGGCACAGCGGGCCTCATGCCTGCAGTGGCTGTCAGAATGGACCCTAGAGCCTGACAACTGA